A genome region from Triticum aestivum cultivar Chinese Spring chromosome 2B, IWGSC CS RefSeq v2.1, whole genome shotgun sequence includes the following:
- the LOC123045722 gene encoding probable amino acid permease 7 isoform X1, producing MAFGEGGGDATAPLISSDGQKRHLNIVRNGNEWTASAHVITAVIGSGVLSLAWSMAQLGWVAGPGMMVVFASVTALQSTIFADCYRSPDPEHGPHRNRTYAHAVERNLGSGSAWVCQLLQQTALFGYGIAYTITASISFRAILKANCYHAHGHDAPCSFDGSYYMLMFGGVQLLLSSIPDFHDMAWLSVLAAVMSFSYAFIGLGLGLSNTISNGVIKGSITGVPMKTPLAKVWRVSQAIGDIAFAYPYSLILLEIQDTLKSPPAENKTMKKASIISILVTTFFYLCCGCFGYAAFGNDAPGNLLTGFGFYEPYWLIDFANACIILHLLGGYQVYSQPIYQFADRYFAERYPGSGFVNDFHTVKVPLLPPYRVNLLRVCFRTAYVASTTAVALFFPYFNEILALLGALNFWPLAIYFPVEMYFIQRKVPRWSTRWLVLQGFSTVCLLVSAFALVGSIQGVISQKLG from the exons ATGGCGttcggcgaaggaggcggcgatgCCACGGCCCCTCTCATCTCCTCCGACGGGCAGAAGCGCCATCTCAACATCGTCAGGAACG GGAACGAATGGACGGCGTCGGCGCACGTTATCACGGCGGTGATCGGGTCCGGGGTGCTGTCGCTGGCGTGGAGCATGGCGCAGCTGGGGTGGGTGGCCGGGCCGGGCATGATGGTGGTGTTCGCCTCCGTGACGGCGCTGCAGTCCACCATCTTCGCCGACTGCTACCGCTCGCCGGACCCGGAGCACGGCCCGCACCGCAACCGCACCTACGCGCACGCCGTCGAGCGCAACTTAG GTAGCGGCAGCGCGTGGGTGTGCCAGTTGTTGCAGCAGACAGCCTTGTTCGGCTACGGCATTGCCTACACCATCACCGCTTCCATCAGCTTCAG GGCGATTCTGAAGGCCAACTGCTACCACGCTCACGGGCACGACGCGCCCTGCAGCTTTGACGGCAGCTACTACATGCTCATGTTCGGGGGTGTGCAGCTCCTCCTCTCCTCCATACCGGACTTCCACGACATGGCGTGGCTCTCCGTCCTCGCCGCGGTCATGTCTTTCTCCTACGCCTTCATCGGCCTCGGCCTTGGCCTCTCCAACACCATCT CTAACGGTGTCATCAAAGGAAGCATAACGGGTGTCCCAATGAAAACCCCTCTCGCCAAGGTATGGCGCGTCTCACAGGCCATCGGCGACATTGCGTTCGCGTACCCGTACTCCTTGATCCTCCTAGAAATTCAG GACACCCTCAAGTCGCCACCGGCTGAGAACAAGACGATGAAGAAGGCGTCCATCATCTCCATCCTGGTCACCACCTTCTTCTACCTCTGCTGTGGCTGCTTCGGCTACGCCGCCTTCGGTAACGACGCACCGGGGAACCTCCTCACCGGCTTCGGCTTCTACGAACCCTACTGGCTCATCGACTTCGCCAACGCCTGCATCATCCTCCACCTGCTCGGTGGCTACCAG GTGTACAGCCAGCCGATCTACCAGTTCGCAGACAGGTACTTCGCGGAGCGGTACCCGGGGAGCGGGTTCGTGAACGACTTCCACACGGTGAAGGTGCCGCTGCTGCCGCCCTACAGGGTGAACCTGCTGCGGGTGTGCTTCCGGACGGCGTACGTGGCGAGCACGACGGCCGTGGCGCTCTTCTTCCCCTACTTCAACGAGATCCTGGCGCTGCTGGGCGCGCTCAACTTCTGGCCGCTGGCCATCTACTTCCCCGTGGAGATGTACTTCATCCAGCGGAAGGTGCCCCGCTGGTCCACCAGGTGGCTCGTCCTCCAGGGCTTCAGCACCGTCTGCCTGCTCGTCAGCGCCTTCGCGCTCGTCGGCTCCATCCAGGGCGTCATCAGCCAGAAGCTAGGCTAG
- the LOC123045722 gene encoding probable amino acid permease 7 isoform X2 gives MAVQHSLQVIDGRCDDDGSPPRTGTAWTCAAHIITAVIGSGVLSLAWGVAQLGWVAGPACMLCFALVTYVSASLLSDCYRCQDAEKGPRNRSYMDAVRFYLGKKQTWACGSLQYLSLYGCSVAYIITTATSIRAILKANCYHAHGHDAPCSFDGSYYMLMFGGVQLLLSSIPDFHDMAWLSVLAAVMSFSYAFIGLGLGLSNTISNGVIKGSITGVPMKTPLAKVWRVSQAIGDIAFAYPYSLILLEIQDTLKSPPAENKTMKKASIISILVTTFFYLCCGCFGYAAFGNDAPGNLLTGFGFYEPYWLIDFANACIILHLLGGYQVYSQPIYQFADRYFAERYPGSGFVNDFHTVKVPLLPPYRVNLLRVCFRTAYVASTTAVALFFPYFNEILALLGALNFWPLAIYFPVEMYFIQRKVPRWSTRWLVLQGFSTVCLLVSAFALVGSIQGVISQKLG, from the exons ATGGCGGTGCAGCACTCCCTCCAGGTGATCGACGGCCGGTGCGACGACGACGGGAGCCCGCCCCGGACCG GGACCGCGTGGACGTGCGCGGCGCACATCATCACGGCGGTGATCGGGTCTGGGGTGCTGTCGCTGGCCTGGGGCGTGGCGCAGCTGGGGTGGGTGGCCGGACCGGCGTGCATGCTGTGCTTCGCGCTCGTCACCTACGTCTCCGCCTCCCTCCTCTCCGACTGCTACCGCTGCCAGGACGCCGAGAAGGGGCCCAGGAACCGCTCTTACATGGACGCCGTCCGCTTCTACCTCG GCAAGAAGCAGACCTGGGCTTGCGGCTCGCTGCAGTACCTGAGTCTGTACGGCTGCAGCGTTGCGTACATCATCACCACCGCCACTAGCATCAG GGCGATTCTGAAGGCCAACTGCTACCACGCTCACGGGCACGACGCGCCCTGCAGCTTTGACGGCAGCTACTACATGCTCATGTTCGGGGGTGTGCAGCTCCTCCTCTCCTCCATACCGGACTTCCACGACATGGCGTGGCTCTCCGTCCTCGCCGCGGTCATGTCTTTCTCCTACGCCTTCATCGGCCTCGGCCTTGGCCTCTCCAACACCATCT CTAACGGTGTCATCAAAGGAAGCATAACGGGTGTCCCAATGAAAACCCCTCTCGCCAAGGTATGGCGCGTCTCACAGGCCATCGGCGACATTGCGTTCGCGTACCCGTACTCCTTGATCCTCCTAGAAATTCAG GACACCCTCAAGTCGCCACCGGCTGAGAACAAGACGATGAAGAAGGCGTCCATCATCTCCATCCTGGTCACCACCTTCTTCTACCTCTGCTGTGGCTGCTTCGGCTACGCCGCCTTCGGTAACGACGCACCGGGGAACCTCCTCACCGGCTTCGGCTTCTACGAACCCTACTGGCTCATCGACTTCGCCAACGCCTGCATCATCCTCCACCTGCTCGGTGGCTACCAG GTGTACAGCCAGCCGATCTACCAGTTCGCAGACAGGTACTTCGCGGAGCGGTACCCGGGGAGCGGGTTCGTGAACGACTTCCACACGGTGAAGGTGCCGCTGCTGCCGCCCTACAGGGTGAACCTGCTGCGGGTGTGCTTCCGGACGGCGTACGTGGCGAGCACGACGGCCGTGGCGCTCTTCTTCCCCTACTTCAACGAGATCCTGGCGCTGCTGGGCGCGCTCAACTTCTGGCCGCTGGCCATCTACTTCCCCGTGGAGATGTACTTCATCCAGCGGAAGGTGCCCCGCTGGTCCACCAGGTGGCTCGTCCTCCAGGGCTTCAGCACCGTCTGCCTGCTCGTCAGCGCCTTCGCGCTCGTCGGCTCCATCCAGGGCGTCATCAGCCAGAAGCTAGGCTAG